The following are from one region of the Synechococcus sp. CBW1108 genome:
- a CDS encoding HNH endonuclease yields MAPGHQSIERALGARARGGDCSPGLQQVKPQPPLMAYWWVNHKQTYRQETDGGYIWSPKTNANGARNVSYDNLTRCEGGDVVFSYANGRISQIGLVETAAITAQKPPEFGSAGDNWSQDGWLVRVNWQPLQQPLVPQTFFELLQPLLPERHSPISTSSGRGNQGVYLAGLGETLGLLLLKLIEDHADAAVRVHLVVLAEEGEYTAALLDDMQLLRDVPSSTERDALTKARLGQGLFRHRVSELEPACRVTGLARQQFLVASHIKPWRDCDNSERLSGANGLLLSPHVDKLFDRHWISFDSGGQLIWQHEAAGEALRCWGIGGANLIRPFSREQEAFLGAHREALRS; encoded by the coding sequence GTGGCTCCTGGCCATCAGAGCATTGAGCGCGCCCTCGGCGCCCGTGCTCGAGGCGGCGATTGTTCGCCTGGGCTACAACAGGTCAAACCCCAGCCACCATTGATGGCCTACTGGTGGGTCAACCACAAACAGACCTACCGGCAGGAAACCGACGGCGGCTATATCTGGTCGCCCAAGACCAATGCCAACGGCGCCCGAAATGTGAGCTACGACAACCTCACGCGCTGCGAGGGTGGGGATGTGGTGTTCAGCTACGCCAACGGCAGGATCAGCCAGATCGGGTTGGTGGAAACGGCGGCGATCACGGCACAGAAGCCGCCTGAATTTGGATCTGCAGGCGACAACTGGAGCCAGGATGGTTGGCTGGTGCGGGTGAACTGGCAGCCGCTGCAACAGCCGCTGGTGCCGCAGACATTTTTTGAGCTACTGCAACCGCTGCTGCCCGAGCGCCATAGCCCAATCAGCACCAGCTCAGGCCGGGGCAACCAGGGGGTGTATCTGGCGGGGCTTGGCGAAACCCTGGGTCTGCTGCTGCTCAAGCTGATAGAAGACCACGCCGATGCAGCGGTGCGGGTGCACCTGGTTGTGCTGGCGGAAGAAGGTGAGTACACCGCCGCGCTGCTCGATGACATGCAGCTGCTGCGCGACGTTCCAAGCAGCACCGAGCGGGATGCCCTCACCAAGGCACGGCTGGGGCAGGGGTTGTTCCGCCATCGGGTGTCGGAATTGGAGCCGGCCTGCCGGGTCACGGGGCTGGCGCGGCAGCAGTTTCTGGTGGCGAGCCATATCAAACCCTGGAGAGACTGCGACAACAGCGAACGGCTGAGCGGCGCCAATGGCCTGCTGCTTTCCCCCCATGTGGACAAGCTGTTTGACCGCCATTGGATCAGCTTTGATTCCGGTGGGCAGCTGATCTGGCAGCACGAGGCCGCTGGAGAGGCCCTGCGCTGCTGGGGTATTGGAGGGGCGAATCTGATCCGGCCGTTCAGCCGCGAGCAGGAGGCTTTCCTTGGTGCCCATCGGGAAGCCCTGCGAAGCTGA
- a CDS encoding trans-aconitate 2-methyltransferase: MDILSHGHSITSTAGETPSDVARLRAELSEFELGRYLLNNLGLNGQWTSYVLLYPERGSQTRLSSDGSPLGELETWLLERCPLLLATQQRFSLMRGLTQPLLRSGMQLASLPSGLMDDLLTLDYAACHDVSLTAIDLDAKALDAALRNHSERHTPVAMACEQRDAWQLSCQGRWDLITSNGLNIYVDDDQLCTAFYRQVAEALRPEGVFIVSFITPPDHWKPYSRADLEQQRLLFQDVVPVRWMCHRDEATTRGQLAEAGLEVISVHYDEQRMFPAVLARKHGSALL, translated from the coding sequence ATGGACATCCTTTCCCACGGTCACAGCATCACCTCGACGGCCGGGGAGACTCCCTCGGACGTGGCCCGGCTGCGGGCGGAGCTCAGCGAGTTTGAGCTGGGCCGGTACCTGCTCAACAATCTGGGCTTGAACGGTCAGTGGACCTCCTACGTGCTGCTGTACCCCGAACGCGGCTCACAAACCCGGCTCAGCAGTGATGGATCGCCCCTGGGTGAGCTGGAGACTTGGTTGCTGGAGCGCTGTCCGCTCCTGCTGGCGACGCAGCAGCGCTTCTCTCTCATGCGTGGGCTGACCCAGCCGTTGCTGCGATCCGGCATGCAACTCGCCTCCCTGCCATCAGGGCTGATGGACGACCTGCTGACACTGGACTACGCGGCATGCCATGACGTCAGCCTCACCGCCATTGATCTCGATGCCAAGGCGCTGGATGCTGCGCTGCGCAACCACAGCGAGCGTCACACCCCCGTGGCCATGGCGTGCGAACAACGGGATGCCTGGCAACTGAGCTGCCAGGGGCGCTGGGATCTGATCACCAGCAACGGCCTGAACATCTACGTCGACGACGACCAGCTCTGCACAGCCTTTTACCGCCAGGTGGCCGAGGCCCTGCGACCAGAGGGGGTGTTCATCGTCAGTTTCATCACCCCGCCCGATCATTGGAAGCCCTACTCGCGGGCCGACCTAGAGCAGCAGCGCCTGCTATTCCAAGATGTTGTGCCGGTGCGCTGGATGTGCCACCGGGATGAGGCCACCACCCGTGGACAGCTGGCCGAGGCCGGCTTGGAGGTGATCAGCGTGCACTACGACGAGCAGCGCATGTTCCCGGCCGTGTTGGCTCGCAAGCACGGCTCTGCCCTGCTGTAG